In the Pseudomonadota bacterium genome, TCAATGACGAAATCGACGCCGACGACCCGCTGGAGTTCTGGATTGGCAGCGTTGATCCGGGTCAGCAGTGCGCCAGTTCCGCAACCGACATCTGCAACGCTATCCCCCACCACATCGCTGCAGATGCGCGTTATGCAGGCTTCCGAGTTATCGGTCCCCTCATGCACGCGTGGATGCTCGCGATAGAGCGCTTCATATTCGTCGTCGGTTAGAAAAGGGGCGCGCTCTCGGAAGCGTGCCAAGTCGTCGATGTGTGTGCCCCAAGCCAGTTTCATCATCGCCCGAAACATGGCTGAATCGCGCAACGCCGGTGGCACGAGTTCCTCCATGACATAGCGAACTCTGTTTGTTGTTTCCCGGTTCATGAGGCCAGCCCCTGTTTGGCCAATCCGCGTTTCGCGGATCGCTCTTCGCCAGGAGTGGTCGGGTGCCACTGTTCCAGCGCGAACTGGCCCGTGCTTATTTCAACTTGGCGCGGTTTCTGCGCGAGATAGA is a window encoding:
- a CDS encoding class I SAM-dependent methyltransferase gives rise to the protein MNRETTNRVRYVMEELVPPALRDSAMFRAMMKLAWGTHIDDLARFRERAPFLTDDEYEALYREHPRVHEGTDNSEACITRICSDVVGDSVADVGCGTGALLTRINAANPELQRVVGVDFVIDDASKLPGVEYHAARIEALPFDDNAFDTVVCTHVLEHVLELRASLAELRRVARHKLIIVVPREREYRYTFNPHFNFFPYRHSLLRMIHPIPQHFVCDDIGRDIYYCEAPEPVQSKAAA